The following proteins are encoded in a genomic region of Desulfosporosinus youngiae DSM 17734:
- the nifV gene encoding homocitrate synthase, with protein sequence MRHLTIVDTTLRDGEQTAGVVFSNQEKIRIAQLLDELGVHQIEAGVAVMGGDEKRAISDIVKLGLKASIMGWNRAVIADIEQSLACGVDAVAISISTSDIHIEHKLMTTREDVLERMVKATEFAKREGMYISVNAEDASRSDMDFLMEFAREAKRAGADRLRYCDTVGILDPFVTYDKIKALIEKVGIDVEMHTHDDFGMATANALAGVKAGATHVGVTVNGLGERAGNAALEEVVMALKHLLDTDLSFATERFVEVSEYVARASGRRIPPWKSIVGSNMFAHESGIHADGALKNPRTYEAFSPEDVGLERQLVIGKHSGTASIKAKFRNEYGKEMSDEDASEMLKRVRALAVDMKRSLFDKELAYIYSDMLKQRNSGK encoded by the coding sequence ATGCGACATTTAACTATTGTAGACACTACCTTGCGGGATGGAGAACAAACTGCTGGAGTTGTCTTTTCCAATCAGGAAAAAATACGGATTGCTCAGTTGCTTGATGAGCTTGGTGTTCATCAGATTGAGGCCGGAGTTGCGGTCATGGGCGGAGATGAAAAACGTGCGATCAGCGATATTGTAAAATTAGGGTTAAAAGCAAGCATCATGGGCTGGAATCGGGCAGTAATAGCCGACATCGAGCAATCTTTGGCATGTGGTGTTGATGCTGTAGCTATTTCAATCTCTACCTCGGACATCCATATTGAACATAAACTCATGACGACTCGTGAGGATGTTTTAGAACGGATGGTCAAGGCAACGGAGTTTGCTAAACGGGAAGGTATGTATATTTCCGTTAACGCGGAAGATGCTTCACGGTCAGATATGGACTTTCTGATGGAGTTTGCCAGAGAGGCTAAGCGAGCTGGAGCAGACCGTTTGCGCTACTGTGATACCGTGGGAATCTTAGATCCTTTTGTAACCTATGACAAAATTAAAGCCTTAATTGAAAAAGTGGGTATAGACGTCGAAATGCATACCCATGATGATTTTGGCATGGCGACAGCCAATGCCCTGGCCGGAGTCAAGGCCGGAGCAACTCATGTAGGCGTAACAGTCAATGGCTTAGGTGAACGCGCCGGCAATGCTGCGTTGGAAGAAGTTGTCATGGCCTTAAAACACTTGCTTGATACGGATCTGAGCTTTGCTACGGAACGATTTGTAGAGGTGTCCGAATATGTCGCCAGAGCTTCGGGCCGGAGGATTCCCCCCTGGAAATCCATCGTAGGAAGTAATATGTTTGCCCATGAGTCTGGCATTCACGCCGATGGGGCTCTCAAAAACCCGCGGACTTACGAAGCCTTCAGTCCTGAGGATGTTGGACTTGAACGTCAGCTTGTAATTGGAAAACATTCGGGAACCGCATCAATTAAAGCAAAATTCCGTAATGAGTATGGCAAAGAGATGTCGGATGAAGACGCCAGCGAGATGCTTAAACGGGTCAGAGCTTTAGCTGTGGATATGAAGAGATCATTATTTGACAAAGAACTTGC
- the gatB gene encoding Asp-tRNA(Asn)/Glu-tRNA(Gln) amidotransferase subunit GatB — protein MLVANKYEMVCGLEVHVELQTKTKIFCGCTTEFGGEQNTHVCPVCLGMPGALPVLNWEVVDYAIKAGLALNCEIAEFSKFDRKNYFYPDLSKNYQTSQFDLPICGKGGLEIEVDGEKKWIGITRAHMEEDAGKLVHSGDTITTSNASSVDYNRAGVPLLEIVSEPDMRSIPEVLAYLEKLVQILEYTEVSDCRMEQGSVRFDINVSLRPIGSTTFGTRTETKNLNSFSSVRRCMEYEVARQARVLDAGEKVVQETRTWDEGQGITLALRSKEEAHDYRYFPEPDLAPLVIDREWVERIRKTLPELPGERRARLLSIGLSDYDAGVITQSKAMSDFFDAALSSFGDAKTLANWVMGDVTRLLNSNQCRVEDSPISPKQLAELLQLIEKGTISGKIAKTVLEEMYATSKDAQVIVKEKGLAQISDEGALLGIIDSVIAANPQSVEDYRAGKDRAIGFLVGQIMKATKGQANPGLVNKLLKEKLA, from the coding sequence GTGCTGGTCGCTAATAAATACGAAATGGTCTGCGGTTTGGAAGTCCATGTGGAACTCCAGACCAAGACTAAGATTTTCTGTGGCTGTACGACGGAGTTCGGGGGAGAGCAAAACACCCATGTCTGCCCGGTCTGCCTGGGAATGCCCGGCGCCCTGCCCGTCTTAAATTGGGAAGTGGTGGATTATGCCATCAAAGCCGGTTTGGCTTTGAACTGTGAGATCGCTGAATTCTCTAAGTTCGATCGCAAGAATTACTTTTACCCTGATTTATCGAAGAATTATCAAACCTCTCAATTTGATTTGCCCATTTGCGGCAAAGGCGGTTTGGAGATTGAAGTGGATGGGGAGAAAAAATGGATCGGGATTACTCGGGCCCACATGGAGGAAGATGCCGGTAAGCTCGTACATAGCGGGGATACCATTACGACCTCCAATGCCTCATCCGTGGACTATAACCGGGCCGGCGTGCCGCTCTTGGAAATCGTTTCAGAACCTGATATGCGCTCCATACCCGAAGTGCTTGCCTACCTGGAAAAATTAGTGCAGATCCTGGAGTATACGGAAGTCTCTGACTGCCGTATGGAACAGGGTTCAGTACGCTTTGATATCAATGTTTCACTGCGCCCAATTGGCTCGACAACCTTTGGAACCCGTACAGAAACGAAAAATCTAAACTCCTTCAGCTCAGTACGGCGCTGCATGGAATACGAAGTGGCACGTCAAGCCAGGGTGTTGGACGCAGGAGAAAAGGTGGTTCAAGAGACCCGTACTTGGGATGAGGGTCAAGGGATAACCTTAGCCCTGCGTTCCAAGGAAGAAGCCCATGATTACCGGTATTTCCCTGAACCCGACTTGGCTCCTCTGGTTATCGACCGGGAATGGGTGGAAAGAATCCGCAAAACCCTGCCTGAGCTTCCCGGGGAACGTCGGGCTCGGCTGCTGTCCATAGGATTATCCGACTATGATGCCGGGGTTATCACCCAGTCCAAGGCAATGTCGGACTTCTTTGATGCTGCTTTATCGAGCTTCGGAGATGCTAAAACCTTGGCAAACTGGGTTATGGGAGATGTCACTCGTCTGCTGAATTCTAATCAGTGCAGAGTAGAGGATTCTCCGATTTCTCCCAAACAATTAGCGGAGTTATTACAACTCATAGAAAAAGGCACGATCAGCGGAAAAATAGCCAAAACGGTTCTTGAGGAAATGTATGCTACAAGCAAGGATGCCCAGGTGATTGTCAAAGAAAAAGGGCTTGCCCAGATTAGTGACGAAGGTGCCTTGCTGGGCATTATCGACAGCGTCATTGCAGCCAATCCCCAATCGGTGGAGGACTATCGCGCAGGTAAAGACCGGGCAATCGGCTTCCTCGTTGGGCAGATCATGAAAGCCACTAAGGGGCAAGCGAATCCGGGTCTGGTCAATAAATTACTCAAGGAAAAACTCGCCTAA
- the gatA gene encoding Asp-tRNA(Asn)/Glu-tRNA(Gln) amidotransferase subunit GatA translates to MESATIGKSVSELHELLVHKDISSTELTKAYIDRIKSVDPALQAYLTVLEDQALAQAAEVDEKISQGQALKPLEGIPMALKDNMCTEGIRTSCASKMLDNFYPPYNATVTERLRAVGTILLGKLNMDEFAMGSSTENSYFAKTRNPWNLECVPGGSSGGSAVAVAGDEAAFTLGSDTGGSIRQPAAFCGVVGMKPTYGAVSRLGLIAFASSLDQIGPFTKTVRDNALVMNAIAGHDPLDSTSVPYETPDYTKFLVNDIKGLKIGIPREYFGEGIDPEVAKGIQAGIQTLIDLGAEVAECSLPHTEYAIPAYYLIATAEASSNLARYDGVRYGYRADSNDVLGMFKKTRAEGFGQEVKRRIMLGTYALSSGYYDAYYLKAQKVRTLIKEDFDKAFETFDVLLSPTAPTPAFKFGEKSADPLAMYLSDITTVPINLAGIPAISIPAGFVKGLPIGMQLMGKPFGEGSLYRVAYTFEQNTNYHTLKPNLSGEVLSCAGR, encoded by the coding sequence TTGGAATCAGCAACTATCGGGAAGTCAGTGAGTGAATTACACGAACTGCTCGTCCATAAAGACATAAGCTCTACGGAATTGACAAAAGCCTACATAGACCGCATCAAGTCGGTGGATCCTGCGTTGCAGGCCTATTTAACCGTCTTGGAAGACCAGGCTTTGGCCCAAGCGGCTGAGGTTGATGAAAAGATCTCTCAAGGACAAGCTCTGAAACCTTTAGAAGGTATTCCCATGGCCCTCAAAGACAATATGTGCACAGAAGGAATTCGCACGAGCTGTGCCTCTAAAATGCTGGACAATTTTTATCCGCCCTACAATGCCACCGTGACGGAACGTCTGCGGGCAGTGGGAACCATACTTCTGGGCAAGCTGAATATGGACGAGTTTGCCATGGGTTCTTCGACAGAGAATTCCTATTTTGCCAAGACTCGCAATCCCTGGAATTTAGAGTGTGTCCCCGGGGGATCGTCAGGAGGGTCTGCTGTAGCAGTAGCAGGGGATGAAGCTGCCTTTACCTTGGGTTCAGACACAGGGGGTTCTATTCGCCAGCCGGCCGCTTTCTGTGGTGTGGTGGGAATGAAACCTACTTACGGAGCGGTCTCCCGCTTGGGCCTGATAGCGTTTGCATCCTCTCTCGACCAGATTGGGCCCTTTACTAAAACCGTGAGGGATAATGCCTTGGTGATGAATGCCATTGCCGGTCATGATCCTCTGGATTCAACATCAGTTCCTTATGAAACTCCTGATTATACAAAGTTTCTGGTGAATGATATCAAAGGTCTGAAGATCGGGATTCCCCGTGAATACTTTGGCGAAGGAATCGATCCGGAGGTGGCCAAAGGGATTCAAGCCGGGATTCAAACCCTGATTGATTTAGGGGCGGAAGTGGCGGAGTGTTCCCTGCCTCATACGGAATACGCCATTCCCGCCTATTATCTGATTGCCACTGCCGAAGCAAGCTCAAACCTGGCCCGCTATGACGGCGTTCGCTACGGATACCGGGCGGATTCCAACGATGTTTTGGGTATGTTCAAGAAAACCCGGGCTGAAGGATTTGGCCAGGAAGTAAAGCGCAGAATTATGCTGGGAACCTATGCTTTAAGTTCCGGATATTATGATGCCTACTATCTTAAAGCTCAAAAGGTCAGAACTCTGATTAAAGAGGATTTTGATAAAGCCTTTGAGACGTTTGATGTTTTACTTTCCCCAACGGCTCCCACCCCTGCTTTTAAATTTGGGGAAAAATCTGCAGATCCTTTGGCTATGTACTTATCCGACATTACCACCGTCCCCATTAACCTGGCGGGGATTCCGGCAATTTCTATTCCGGCAGGATTCGTCAAGGGTTTGCCTATCGGCATGCAATTGATGGGCAAACCCTTCGGTGAAGGGTCGTTGTATCGCGTAGCTTATACCTTTGAGCAAAATACGAATTATCATACGTTAAAACCGAATCTGTCCGGGGAGGTGCTGTCCTGTGCTGGTCGCTAA
- the gatC gene encoding Asp-tRNA(Asn)/Glu-tRNA(Gln) amidotransferase subunit GatC, which yields MSISREDVEYVAALARLELTEQETQEYTEQLNSILGYAAMLERLDTNNVMPTAHAVPLHNVLREDEVRPSINHDKALRNAPDGEEGFFRVPKISLT from the coding sequence TTGTCAATTTCACGTGAAGACGTTGAATACGTGGCGGCATTGGCGCGCCTAGAGTTAACTGAGCAGGAAACTCAAGAATACACCGAACAGCTTAACTCCATTTTAGGCTATGCGGCCATGTTGGAGAGATTAGATACAAATAATGTGATGCCTACGGCTCATGCTGTTCCTTTGCACAATGTACTGCGTGAGGATGAGGTGAGACCTTCGATTAATCATGACAAAGCCCTCAGGAATGCCCCTGATGGGGAAGAGGGTTTCTTTAGAGTGCCGAAAATCAGTTTGACGTAA
- a CDS encoding DUF6147 family protein gives MKKLALTFLIAVVMLLGSSPVLAAPESSKSNSIQAGIGIEALQLIQGGYSSIQNAGNNHVSIYGETLTYKVTDIVGVKFYLQYYNNSAWVTLDTVSRQGYDTNLFTTMVDYTVTPGYTYRVATEHYAYDGSFKETAWTYTSGVYMP, from the coding sequence ATGAAAAAACTAGCTCTAACATTTCTAATCGCTGTCGTAATGTTGCTTGGGTCCAGCCCCGTACTCGCAGCCCCAGAATCATCCAAATCAAACTCCATCCAGGCAGGAATTGGGATTGAAGCATTGCAGCTTATCCAGGGCGGCTACAGCAGTATTCAAAATGCCGGGAACAATCATGTTAGCATCTATGGTGAAACACTGACTTATAAGGTCACCGATATTGTTGGTGTGAAGTTTTATCTTCAGTACTACAATAATAGCGCCTGGGTTACCCTGGACACTGTGAGCCGACAAGGATATGATACCAATTTATTTACTACAATGGTCGATTACACTGTGACTCCCGGATATACCTACAGGGTTGCGACTGAACACTATGCTTATGATGGGTCTTTTAAAGAGACTGCCTGGACTTATACATCAGGAGTATATATGCCATAG
- a CDS encoding N-acetylmuramoyl-L-alanine amidase, giving the protein MKDDKDFEKNGSSDVSRRDFFGKVAKTTVAGVLMAATGGILTNPKIAIADGNYSWSSNNPKPIILSRSAWGATPPKTTLPARNTSNSYNLIFHHSGSLVFQLTDFQACILKVNSIQSQQMSSGWDDIAYHYLIDPAGRIYDGRDPSKLGGHCTGKNDDIGICLLGNYDSQSLTSAQITAIQALSAWRIRIQGIWKTNTFGHKDFLSTECPGENLESYVTNSLRTYLSSAIY; this is encoded by the coding sequence ATGAAGGATGATAAAGACTTTGAGAAGAATGGTAGTAGCGATGTATCTAGGCGAGATTTTTTTGGTAAAGTTGCTAAGACCACAGTTGCTGGAGTATTAATGGCTGCTACTGGTGGCATATTAACTAATCCTAAAATAGCCATTGCGGATGGAAATTATTCATGGTCATCCAATAATCCAAAGCCTATCATTTTATCGAGATCAGCATGGGGCGCTACTCCCCCAAAGACTACACTTCCTGCAAGAAATACTAGTAATTCATATAATTTAATATTTCATCATAGTGGAAGTTTAGTTTTTCAATTAACAGATTTCCAAGCTTGCATATTAAAAGTTAATAGTATACAAAGTCAGCAAATGTCATCTGGTTGGGATGATATAGCTTATCATTATCTTATAGATCCTGCTGGAAGAATATACGACGGCAGGGACCCTAGTAAACTAGGTGGTCATTGTACTGGTAAGAATGATGATATAGGAATATGTCTTCTTGGTAACTATGATAGTCAGTCTCTAACTTCTGCTCAAATTACTGCAATTCAGGCACTTTCAGCATGGCGTATAAGAATTCAGGGTATATGGAAAACCAATACATTTGGACATAAGGATTTTCTATCTACCGAATGTCCGGGAGAAAACTTGGAATCGTATGTAACGAACAGTTTGCGAACATATTTATCAAGTGCAATTTATTAA
- a CDS encoding DUF4367 domain-containing protein: protein MNDEFEDKLGQQIRKSLLREASEIDVPPVKEQWEDFVRRYGVPKKRTNRIRKVTLAAAAVVLLVISGSFLRPATATAFGERLFTSIKVFLGGSLYNVKTEQKGNSAPPAVEQNEPPSEKEVTLDEVEKIVYFNIARPHYLPQGTELKKVLLTQTTGDTYSIKMEYSVNNQPFMLIQNNLVAGHNGSFLYDSDDAQVNKIDINGNEGHLLKTKDGTLILRWVMRGLELELIGKTEEDDLIKVARSVA, encoded by the coding sequence ATGAATGATGAGTTTGAAGATAAGTTAGGCCAACAAATTAGGAAATCCCTTCTGCGGGAAGCAAGTGAAATAGATGTACCTCCAGTTAAAGAACAGTGGGAAGATTTTGTCAGGCGATATGGTGTTCCGAAAAAACGAACGAACCGAATCAGAAAAGTCACCCTTGCGGCAGCAGCCGTAGTATTACTCGTTATTTCAGGTTCGTTTTTGAGGCCTGCTACAGCAACTGCTTTTGGGGAGAGGTTATTCACCTCGATAAAGGTTTTTCTCGGGGGAAGTCTCTATAACGTAAAAACAGAGCAGAAGGGCAATTCGGCTCCTCCCGCCGTTGAACAAAATGAGCCCCCGTCGGAGAAAGAAGTTACGTTAGATGAGGTTGAGAAAATTGTTTACTTTAATATTGCCAGACCGCATTATCTTCCTCAAGGTACTGAGTTGAAGAAAGTTCTTCTGACCCAAACAACGGGAGATACCTATTCTATTAAAATGGAGTACTCGGTTAATAACCAGCCATTTATGCTAATACAGAACAATTTAGTTGCAGGTCATAATGGGAGTTTCTTATATGACTCGGATGATGCACAGGTTAATAAAATCGATATAAACGGAAATGAGGGACATTTGCTAAAGACTAAAGATGGAACATTAATTCTTCGATGGGTGATGAGAGGGCTGGAGCTAGAGTTAATTGGAAAAACCGAAGAAGATGATCTGATTAAAGTCGCGAGGTCGGTGGCCTAA
- a CDS encoding RNA polymerase sigma factor, translating into MFFSKERKNQIDDELYERCYHRVFTAVNLIVRDPELTKDAVQEGFYKAFCNVQQLREKNKFCAWVIRIAINQAKNMLRKNSRQVLTNEVELSRQIDTSGYNLPDPVSDSVLLKNEVTNVLAELNPADREILVLKYLLDYSTEEIAAILETSTQNVNQRLRRAREKYRIKNTLNKSSESLERCGL; encoded by the coding sequence TTGTTTTTTTCAAAAGAAAGAAAGAATCAAATTGACGATGAGTTATATGAACGCTGTTATCATAGAGTATTTACTGCTGTTAACCTGATTGTCAGAGACCCTGAGCTGACCAAGGATGCAGTTCAGGAAGGCTTTTATAAGGCTTTTTGCAACGTTCAGCAGCTGAGAGAGAAAAATAAGTTTTGTGCATGGGTCATAAGAATTGCAATAAATCAAGCTAAAAATATGTTGCGGAAAAATTCCCGCCAGGTATTGACGAACGAAGTGGAATTATCCAGGCAGATCGATACCAGCGGATATAACCTGCCAGACCCTGTAAGTGATTCAGTACTACTTAAAAATGAAGTAACAAATGTCTTAGCCGAACTTAATCCTGCGGATCGAGAAATTCTGGTGTTAAAGTATTTATTGGATTACTCCACTGAAGAAATTGCAGCTATCCTTGAAACTTCAACTCAAAATGTGAATCAAAGGCTTCGACGTGCTCGAGAAAAATACAGAATAAAAAATACGCTTAATAAATCATCAGAGAGTTTAGAGAGGTGTGGATTATGA